Within Cellulophaga sp. L1A9, the genomic segment CTCAATTAGAGAGTTGCATTTGAAATTTCTAGAAATGGAATATTTTTCTTTAGAAAATAATGATGATGCTTATGCATATTATGAACATTTAAATTTAAAAAATCCAACGGGGTATATTACAGATAAACTATTAGAAACTAACGAGAGTAAAGGAGATAACCCATTAGTGCCTTATGAAGGTATGGAAGGAGATTTTAAGATTAATAAAATAAAAGTATTAAACCATAAATGGATTGTAGCCGATTTTTCTGATGGTCAATATTGGGGAGATCTA encodes:
- a CDS encoding hydrolase; translation: MKSRIFLYLFLFTTLIALYLFVSSGNMSKEKDARIDSLATETVQLKDSIRELHLKFLEMEYFSLENNDDAYAYYEHLNLKNPTGYITDKLLETNESKGDNPLVPYEGMEGDFKINKIKVLNHKWIVADFSDGQYWGDLIIKYELKDDLGVDFSLLDHLLYARSNE